One Streptomyces hundungensis DNA segment encodes these proteins:
- a CDS encoding alpha/beta fold hydrolase has protein sequence MDIARRNNVTVTGNPQGRAVVLAHGFGCDQNMWRLVVPALAKDHRVVLFDYVGSGRADATAFSEDRYASLTGYARDAVDVCEALDLRDAVFVGHSVSAMVGVLAAEMAPERIGALVMVAPSPRYIDDEGYRGGFSAEDIDELLESLESNYLGWSAAMAPVIMGHPDRPELGEELTNSFCATDPDMARVFARTTFLSDSRQDLKGVRVPTLVLECTQDVIAPREVGAYVHRTIPGSTLVTLDTTGHCPHLSAPEATNEAILGFLRDSR, from the coding sequence ATGGACATCGCACGCAGGAACAACGTCACCGTCACCGGAAACCCGCAGGGGCGCGCGGTGGTGCTGGCGCACGGCTTCGGCTGCGACCAGAACATGTGGCGGCTCGTGGTGCCCGCCCTGGCCAAGGACCACCGCGTGGTCCTCTTCGACTACGTCGGCTCGGGCCGGGCGGACGCGACCGCCTTCTCGGAGGACCGCTATGCCTCACTGACCGGCTACGCCCGGGACGCGGTGGACGTGTGTGAGGCGCTCGATCTGCGGGACGCGGTGTTCGTGGGCCATTCGGTCAGCGCCATGGTGGGTGTGCTGGCGGCCGAGATGGCGCCGGAGCGCATCGGCGCGCTGGTGATGGTGGCGCCCTCCCCGCGCTACATCGACGACGAGGGCTACCGGGGCGGCTTCAGCGCCGAGGACATCGACGAGCTCCTGGAGTCGCTGGAGTCCAACTACCTGGGATGGTCGGCGGCCATGGCCCCGGTGATCATGGGGCACCCGGACCGGCCGGAGCTGGGGGAGGAGCTGACCAACAGCTTCTGTGCCACCGACCCGGACATGGCGCGCGTCTTCGCCCGGACCACGTTCCTGTCCGACTCGCGGCAGGACCTCAAGGGCGTGCGGGTGCCGACGCTGGTGCTGGAGTGCACCCAGGACGTCATCGCCCCGCGCGAGGTCGGCGCCTACGTCCACCGGACGATCCCCGGTTCGACCCTGGTCACCCTGGACACGACCGGCCACTGCCCGCACCTGTCCGCGCCCGAAGCCACCAACGAAGCCATTCTGGGCTTCCTGCGGGACTCACGGTGA
- a CDS encoding carbonic anhydrase translates to MADTPTPTPREAFDTLMDGNRRFVAGSPEHPNQDAARRTEVVLAQNPFAVLFGCSDSRLAAEIIFDRGLGDLFVVRTAGHVAGAEVLGSIEYGVSVLEAPLVVVLGHEACGAVAAARSSVEDGTPVSGYVRDVTERVTPSVLAARAAGRTEDADFVAEHVRHTVDLLLERSRVLADAVEAGRLAVVGLSYRLADGTARLVTARGLYEASDGSVR, encoded by the coding sequence ATGGCCGACACTCCGACTCCCACACCTCGCGAAGCCTTCGACACGCTAATGGACGGCAACCGGCGGTTCGTCGCCGGTTCGCCGGAACACCCGAACCAGGACGCCGCCCGCCGTACGGAGGTCGTCCTCGCCCAGAACCCGTTCGCCGTGCTCTTCGGATGCTCCGACTCCCGCCTCGCGGCCGAGATCATCTTCGACCGCGGTCTGGGCGACCTGTTCGTGGTGCGCACCGCCGGGCACGTCGCGGGCGCCGAGGTGCTCGGCAGCATCGAGTACGGGGTGAGCGTGCTCGAAGCTCCCCTGGTGGTGGTTCTCGGCCATGAGGCCTGCGGCGCGGTCGCGGCGGCCCGCTCATCAGTGGAGGACGGCACCCCGGTCTCCGGTTACGTACGGGACGTGACGGAGCGGGTGACTCCCAGCGTGCTTGCGGCCAGGGCCGCCGGGCGTACCGAGGACGCGGACTTCGTCGCCGAGCACGTGCGGCACACCGTGGATCTGCTCCTTGAGCGCTCCCGTGTCCTGGCCGACGCCGTGGAGGCCGGCCGGCTCGCGGTGGTGGGGCTGTCGTACCGGCTGGCCGACGGCACGGCCCGCCTGGTCACCGCACGCGGTCTCTACGAGGCGTCGGACGGCTCGGTCCGGTAA
- a CDS encoding CsbD family protein: protein MSGDEKTQSKVDQAKGKVKETTGRAVGNERLEAEGSAEKTKGDAREAKEKIKDVFKD, encoded by the coding sequence GTGTCGGGTGACGAGAAGACGCAGTCCAAGGTCGACCAGGCCAAGGGCAAGGTCAAGGAGACGACCGGCCGGGCGGTCGGCAATGAGCGCCTCGAGGCCGAGGGGAGCGCCGAGAAGACCAAGGGCGACGCTCGCGAGGCCAAGGAGAAGATCAAGGACGTCTTCAAGGACTGA
- a CDS encoding DUF5670 family protein, with product MVPLLLVLLLALILFGAGFALKALWWIAVVVLVLWLIGFVARPRGGSARWYRW from the coding sequence ATGGTTCCCCTGCTTCTCGTTCTGCTGCTCGCCCTGATCCTCTTCGGTGCGGGCTTCGCCCTCAAGGCCCTGTGGTGGATCGCCGTCGTGGTCCTGGTGCTGTGGCTCATCGGCTTCGTGGCCCGCCCGCGCGGCGGAAGCGCCCGCTGGTATCGCTGGTAA
- a CDS encoding SigB/SigF/SigG family RNA polymerase sigma factor: MRITEPEVGHEVRVLPSIEAPTRVAPRDARALSRQFFERLAVLEEGTAEYQYARNTLIEMNMSLVRFAARRFRNFADEMEDVVQVGMIGLIKAIDRFELSRETEFATFAVPYIVGEMKRFFRDTTWAVHVPRRLQERRSELARAREELESRLDRSPTVKELAALMDLSEDEVVEAQVAANGYNSASLDAALSSDAENGEAALADFIGAEDPAMNLVEDLQVLAPLVAQLTDRERLLLQLRFGEELTQSQIGEHLGVSQMQVSRLLTRTVAKLREGMLDTSDAAEVTSVA; encoded by the coding sequence ATGAGGATCACCGAGCCAGAGGTCGGGCACGAGGTGCGGGTTCTTCCGTCGATCGAGGCGCCGACCCGGGTGGCTCCCCGTGATGCGCGGGCGTTGTCGCGCCAGTTCTTCGAGCGTCTGGCCGTGCTGGAGGAAGGCACGGCCGAGTACCAGTACGCGCGGAACACGCTGATTGAGATGAACATGTCCCTGGTGCGGTTCGCCGCGCGTCGCTTCCGTAACTTCGCGGATGAGATGGAGGACGTGGTCCAGGTCGGCATGATCGGTCTGATCAAGGCGATCGACCGGTTCGAGCTGTCGCGGGAGACCGAGTTCGCCACGTTCGCCGTGCCGTACATCGTGGGCGAGATGAAGCGGTTCTTCCGGGACACCACGTGGGCGGTGCATGTGCCGCGCCGGCTTCAGGAACGCCGTAGTGAGCTGGCCCGGGCCCGTGAGGAGCTCGAAAGCCGTCTTGACCGCTCGCCCACGGTGAAGGAACTCGCGGCGCTGATGGACCTGAGCGAGGACGAGGTCGTCGAGGCGCAGGTCGCCGCCAACGGCTACAACTCCGCCTCCCTGGACGCCGCGCTCTCCAGCGACGCCGAGAACGGCGAGGCGGCCCTGGCCGACTTCATCGGCGCCGAGGACCCGGCGATGAACCTCGTCGAGGACTTGCAGGTCCTGGCCCCTCTGGTCGCCCAACTCACCGACCGCGAGCGCCTGTTGCTCCAGCTCCGCTTCGGTGAGGAACTCACCCAGAGCCAGATCGGCGAGCACCTCGGCGTCTCCCAGATGCAGGTCTCCCGACTCCTCACCCGCACCGTCGCCAAGCTGCGCGAGGGCATGCTCGACACCTCGGACGCCGCTGAGGTCACCTCCGTCGCCTGA
- a CDS encoding MerR family transcriptional regulator: protein MPAVEPRPIDKLDDDDYPAYTMGRAAEMLGTTPAFLRALGEHRLITPLRSEGGHRRYSRYQLRIAARARELVDQGTPIEAACRIVILEDQLEEARRMNEELRTRDREPQR, encoded by the coding sequence ATGCCCGCTGTCGAACCCCGCCCCATCGACAAGCTCGATGACGACGACTACCCCGCGTACACCATGGGCCGGGCCGCCGAGATGCTCGGCACCACCCCCGCCTTCCTGCGCGCGCTCGGCGAACACCGCCTGATCACGCCCCTGCGCTCCGAGGGCGGCCACCGCCGCTACTCGCGCTATCAGCTGCGGATCGCCGCCCGCGCCCGCGAACTGGTGGACCAGGGCACCCCGATAGAGGCCGCCTGTCGCATCGTCATCCTCGAGGACCAACTCGAAGAGGCGCGACGCATGAACGAGGAGCTGCGCACCCGGGACCGCGAGCCGCAGAGGTAA
- a CDS encoding DUF2267 domain-containing protein, protein MFHASDPAQHVPVTTYEQMLEKVRYEGAYPTREQAEQAIHTVLAGLGRQLTGDERVELAARLPVEAALVLTAQIPVAEPLTGWAFVKDLAARTGASMATTRWDTGAVLTTVAALAGPDLLARILDQLPSGHALLFGRAELTQAA, encoded by the coding sequence ATGTTCCACGCCAGCGACCCGGCCCAGCACGTCCCCGTGACGACGTACGAGCAGATGCTGGAGAAGGTCCGTTACGAAGGCGCCTATCCCACCCGGGAGCAGGCCGAGCAGGCCATCCACACCGTACTCGCGGGCCTGGGGCGCCAGTTGACGGGCGACGAACGGGTCGAGCTCGCCGCCCGTCTGCCCGTCGAGGCCGCCCTCGTGCTCACCGCGCAGATCCCGGTCGCCGAGCCGCTCACCGGATGGGCCTTCGTCAAGGACCTCGCCGCCCGGACGGGCGCGAGCATGGCCACGACGCGCTGGGACACGGGCGCGGTGCTCACCACGGTCGCCGCGCTGGCGGGGCCCGACCTCCTCGCCCGCATCCTCGACCAACTCCCCTCCGGCCACGCCCTCCTGTTCGGCCGCGCCGAACTCACCCAAGCCGCTTGA
- a CDS encoding Hsp20/alpha crystallin family protein, which produces MLMRTDPFRELDRLTQLVAPGTWTRPSTMAMDAYREGDEYVVAFDLPGVSADAIDIDVERNMLTVKAERRPSPKADDVKMELSERPLGVFSRQIVLADTLDTERIKADYDAGVLTLRIPIAERAKPRKISIGVGSSHQQITG; this is translated from the coding sequence ATGTTGATGCGCACCGACCCGTTCCGCGAACTCGACCGGCTGACGCAGCTGGTGGCGCCGGGTACGTGGACTAGGCCGTCCACCATGGCGATGGACGCGTACCGCGAGGGCGACGAGTATGTGGTGGCCTTCGACCTCCCCGGTGTCAGCGCGGACGCGATCGACATCGATGTCGAACGGAACATGCTGACCGTCAAGGCCGAGCGGCGTCCTTCGCCGAAGGCCGACGACGTGAAGATGGAGCTGTCGGAGCGTCCCCTGGGCGTCTTCTCCCGCCAGATCGTGCTCGCCGACACGCTGGACACCGAACGCATCAAGGCCGACTACGACGCGGGTGTCCTCACCCTGCGCATCCCGATCGCCGAGCGTGCCAAGCCCCGCAAGATCTCCATCGGCGTGGGCTCCTCCCACCAGCAGATCACCGGCTGA
- a CDS encoding type III effector protein has protein sequence MTAADQPSPARTDAQSPASFFAAAAALEAIEGELRAAQRGPSAARGAPADGPEQALACLLLLRQIREELSGWETGLIESAREAGASWAELAQPLGVASRQAAERRYLRNRPGPDGSTGEQRVQATRERRAADRTTAAWARDNAAALRRIASQISTLGDLAPASRGPLTRLDAALGDNDPTALVGPLGATRPHLANTHPDLAARLDDLLNSRTSRATSPQRKS, from the coding sequence TTGACAGCAGCCGACCAGCCGTCCCCTGCCCGCACCGATGCCCAGAGCCCCGCTTCGTTCTTCGCCGCCGCGGCGGCCCTGGAAGCCATAGAGGGCGAGCTGCGCGCCGCCCAGCGCGGGCCTTCGGCCGCCCGGGGCGCCCCCGCCGACGGCCCGGAGCAGGCGCTGGCCTGCCTGTTGCTGCTCCGGCAGATCCGCGAGGAGCTCTCCGGATGGGAGACCGGGCTGATCGAATCGGCCCGCGAGGCGGGCGCGAGCTGGGCGGAGCTCGCCCAGCCCCTGGGCGTAGCGAGCCGCCAGGCGGCCGAGCGCCGCTATCTGCGCAACCGCCCAGGCCCCGACGGCTCCACCGGCGAGCAGCGCGTACAGGCCACCCGGGAACGCCGCGCGGCCGACCGCACCACGGCCGCCTGGGCCCGCGACAACGCGGCCGCGCTGCGGCGCATCGCGAGTCAGATCTCCACCCTGGGCGATCTGGCCCCGGCCTCCCGCGGCCCGCTCACCCGGCTCGACGCGGCGCTCGGGGACAACGACCCGACGGCCCTCGTCGGCCCCCTCGGCGCCACCCGCCCCCATCTGGCGAACACCCACCCCGACCTCGCCGCCCGCCTCGACGATCTACTCAACTCCCGTACGTCCAGGGCCACTTCACCCCAGAGGAAGTCCTGA
- a CDS encoding SCO0607 family lipoprotein: MRQPLSPPALRKASFAGPRRRRTPLWCATAVIVLLSALTGCSSQDAICGGGEYPVHTVGSTGSACVDDDQPPPKGYTRYPEGKVPRHVGDEWDQYWQTHTVDEKGRIIQVPKS, from the coding sequence GTGCGCCAGCCCCTGTCTCCTCCGGCCCTCCGCAAGGCGTCGTTCGCCGGCCCGCGGCGTCGTCGCACCCCGCTGTGGTGTGCGACGGCCGTGATCGTTCTCCTGTCCGCCCTCACGGGCTGCTCCTCGCAGGATGCGATCTGCGGAGGCGGCGAGTACCCCGTCCACACCGTGGGCTCCACCGGCAGCGCCTGCGTGGACGACGATCAGCCGCCCCCCAAGGGCTACACCCGCTACCCGGAGGGCAAGGTCCCTCGACATGTGGGGGACGAATGGGACCAGTACTGGCAGACCCACACCGTCGACGAGAAGGGGCGGATCATCCAAGTCCCCAAGAGCTGA
- a CDS encoding patatin-like phospholipase family protein: MAAADISPTASSEAAPRTAFVLGGGGKLGGYQVGMLRALFERDIVPDLVFGTSVGALQGALLAKNPTPAVCDQLTELWRELLGKRVMAVTVRSVLSNAFRRHPAFASMDALHGVVRSYLGERTRIEDLALPYQCVASSIERAAARYFDSGPLLPAVLASCAIPGLWAPVRIGDEHYVDGGIVETAPVSRAVAYGATTVYVLRMRQRERPLRPARWPWQIGPTVFEISRRHRLAQILSSHPPGVRVHILPSGEAGAEGSDVALRAGPREELALNQRRAAAGYRATCEYLDALDQGRSPHLASSANPVARSYLTTTNATLLSSTASSDRAVTPFLATKYRTLFGLFDKDQDGLIAEADWLGAADNITAAFGHSPDSFRAATLGKAFQESWGRLCEAAGAELSASLDRDTFEGAVARLVGTPHAYLANFLPMVVAFLATADTNGTNMLEAEEAQRLLQTFGVDPADALTVTRRLDTNGDGAVSLDELSEAFQAYFTSDERGCAGNMIFGSLPD, from the coding sequence ATGGCCGCAGCGGACATCTCCCCGACGGCTTCGTCCGAAGCCGCTCCCCGTACCGCGTTCGTCCTGGGCGGCGGCGGCAAGCTCGGCGGCTACCAGGTCGGCATGTTGCGCGCGCTGTTCGAGCGGGACATCGTCCCGGACCTGGTCTTCGGCACCTCCGTCGGCGCCTTGCAGGGCGCGCTGCTCGCCAAGAACCCTACCCCGGCCGTCTGCGACCAACTCACCGAGCTGTGGCGGGAGTTGCTCGGCAAGCGTGTCATGGCGGTGACGGTACGGAGCGTGCTGTCCAACGCGTTCCGGCGCCACCCGGCGTTCGCGTCCATGGACGCCCTGCACGGTGTGGTCCGCTCCTATCTGGGCGAGCGGACCCGGATCGAGGACCTGGCGCTGCCCTACCAGTGTGTCGCCAGCTCCATCGAGCGCGCCGCCGCCCGCTACTTCGACTCCGGCCCGCTCCTCCCCGCCGTCCTGGCCTCCTGCGCCATCCCGGGGCTCTGGGCGCCCGTGCGGATCGGCGACGAGCACTATGTGGACGGCGGCATCGTCGAGACGGCGCCCGTCAGCAGGGCGGTCGCCTACGGCGCCACCACCGTCTACGTCCTGCGGATGCGGCAGCGCGAGCGGCCGCTGCGGCCCGCTCGGTGGCCCTGGCAGATCGGGCCGACGGTCTTCGAGATCTCCCGACGCCACCGGCTCGCCCAGATCCTCAGCAGCCATCCGCCCGGCGTCCGCGTGCACATCCTGCCCAGCGGGGAAGCGGGCGCGGAGGGCTCGGACGTCGCGCTGCGGGCCGGCCCCCGCGAAGAGCTGGCCCTCAACCAGCGCCGGGCCGCCGCCGGTTACCGGGCGACGTGCGAGTACCTCGACGCCCTCGACCAAGGACGCTCGCCCCACCTCGCGTCCTCGGCCAACCCTGTCGCGCGCTCGTACCTCACCACCACCAACGCGACGCTCCTGTCGTCCACGGCGTCCTCGGACCGAGCCGTCACACCGTTCCTGGCCACCAAGTACCGCACCCTTTTCGGCCTGTTCGACAAGGACCAGGACGGGCTGATCGCCGAGGCCGACTGGCTGGGTGCCGCCGACAACATCACCGCGGCCTTCGGGCACAGCCCCGACTCGTTCAGGGCGGCCACCCTCGGCAAGGCGTTCCAGGAGTCCTGGGGCCGTCTGTGCGAAGCGGCCGGCGCCGAGCTCTCGGCCTCGCTGGACCGTGACACCTTCGAGGGGGCCGTGGCTCGGCTGGTGGGCACCCCGCACGCCTATCTCGCGAACTTCCTGCCCATGGTGGTGGCCTTCCTGGCCACGGCGGACACCAACGGAACCAACATGCTGGAGGCGGAGGAGGCCCAGCGACTGCTCCAGACCTTCGGGGTGGACCCGGCGGACGCGCTCACCGTGACCCGCCGGCTCGACACCAACGGGGACGGCGCCGTCAGCCTCGACGAGCTCAGCGAGGCCTTCCAGGCCTACTTCACCAGCGACGAACGCGGCTGCGCCGGCAACATGATCTTCGGCTCGCTCCCCGACTGA
- a CDS encoding DUF4239 domain-containing protein produces the protein MSPAMQALAITLAVALVAAATVVAKHRFFPPDPDDEPREDVAEYISMMVGVLYALVLGLALVSVWETSDNASSHVQAEAGALHQTYLVADALPPDERSRVRAISEQYARHVVDNEWPRMAARDDLGSEGWTMLDQLRAAARVPATATPAQQMAAQELLSQLGTLDEARRGREGDAQSSLSPVLWLGLILGGVLTVAFMFLFGIQRNLTHIVMVMGLAALITFLVLLIHELDAPFGGYLGTDTSAFSRYFKV, from the coding sequence GTGTCCCCTGCCATGCAGGCGCTTGCCATCACCCTCGCGGTGGCCCTGGTCGCCGCCGCGACCGTGGTGGCCAAGCACCGTTTCTTCCCCCCGGATCCCGACGACGAGCCACGCGAGGACGTCGCCGAGTACATCTCGATGATGGTCGGCGTTCTCTACGCCCTCGTGCTGGGGCTCGCCCTGGTGTCCGTATGGGAGACCTCCGACAACGCCTCGTCCCACGTACAGGCGGAGGCCGGCGCCCTGCACCAGACGTATCTGGTGGCGGACGCCCTGCCGCCCGACGAGCGGAGCCGGGTCAGGGCCATCTCCGAGCAGTACGCGCGCCATGTCGTCGACAACGAGTGGCCCAGGATGGCGGCCCGCGACGACCTCGGCTCCGAAGGCTGGACCATGCTCGATCAGTTGCGCGCCGCGGCGCGGGTACCGGCCACCGCCACCCCGGCGCAGCAGATGGCCGCCCAGGAGCTCCTCTCCCAGTTGGGCACCCTCGACGAGGCGCGCCGGGGCCGGGAGGGGGACGCCCAGAGCAGTCTTTCGCCCGTGCTGTGGCTCGGGTTGATCCTGGGCGGCGTACTGACGGTGGCCTTCATGTTCCTCTTCGGCATTCAGCGCAACCTCACCCACATCGTGATGGTCATGGGCCTCGCCGCGCTCATCACCTTCCTGGTGCTGCTCATCCACGAATTGGACGCGCCCTTCGGCGGCTATCTCGGCACGGACACCTCCGCGTTCAGCCGCTACTTCAAGGTGTGA